Part of the Oscillibacter hominis genome is shown below.
GGCCCATGAGGAACACACCCCAGTTGCGGCTCACCAGGGAGGCCAGGAAGTCGCAGTCCGTGGAGGACAGGGCGACATTCGGGGTAAAGCCTGCATTTTCGCAGTTTTTCATAAACTGGCGGTACAGGGAGTAATCGTCGCTGACCGTGAGGAAGGTCTCATTGCTCAGCTCCTGGAAGGAGACAGACCTGCGGGACGCCAGGCGGTGGCTCTTGTGGACCCCTAACTTCAGATTCTGGTTGACCATGGGGATGATGTCGTACTTGCTCTCGTCGATGGGCATCATCTTCATGGCAAAGTCCGCGTCCTGGGACTCCAGCAGCTCCAGCCCGCTGGTGCCGCACTTGCTCTCCACGTGGATGGTGACGCCGGGGTATTTCTCATGATAGATGGACAGCAGTTCCCCCAAGTACACCTTGCTCAGCACAGGCGCGGCCACAATGGACACATTGCCGATGATCTCCCGGCTGATGCTCCAGGACCCCTCCACCATACGGTTGTAAGCCGCAAGGAAATCCCGGGCATAGCTGTAAAACAGCTTGCCCTCACTGGTGAGGTTCATCTTTTTGGCGTTGTAATAAAAGAGGTTCAGCCCAAACTCTTTCTCCAGCTTCTGAATGGCCACGCTCAGCGTGGGCTGAGAAACATTGAGGG
Proteins encoded:
- a CDS encoding LysR family transcriptional regulator, with translation MHTTTQSINEQPKTAPAMGTENYVGRGMRSKGVDIKQIIYFVEIADREGYSAAAKSLNVSQPTLSVAIQKLEKEFGLNLFYYNAKKMNLTSEGKLFYSYARDFLAAYNRMVEGSWSISREIIGNVSIVAAPVLSKVYLGELLSIYHEKYPGVTIHVESKCGTSGLELLESQDADFAMKMMPIDESKYDIIPMVNQNLKLGVHKSHRLASRRSVSFQELSNETFLTVSDDYSLYRQFMKNCENAGFTPNVALSSTDCDFLASLVSRNWGVFLMGQPIWDSVDNKNIRLLDVTDADVTWDLGLVSKKGRVMSNASVAFAELAREYFSEKIADGKPLPK